TCCCAGGTCCGCCGCGTGGCCACCCAGCACTACGGCCTGGCCGCGGAGGACGTGCCCGTCTTCGCCATCAGCGCGCGTGCCGCGAAGGACGGTCAGGACGTCTCCGGCGAGTTCGGCCCGCTCCTCTTCCACCTGCGGGGCCTTGCCACCCAGGCCGTCGCCGCGCGCGTGCGCCACACCAATGCCCTGGGCGCGCTGGAGGAGTTCGCCTCCACCGTGCAGACGGCGCTCAACGACACGGACGCACTGCTCGCGAAGACGCGCACCGCGCTGGACGCGGGGCTCGCGCGCGCGGCGGAGTCGCTCCAGGCGGACTTCGACGCGCGCCTGTCCCTGGCCCACGGCCACCTGGCCTCGGAGGTCCGCAGGCAGGCCGCGGGCCGCTTCTGGGGCCCGGCCGCGTGGGGGCTGCGGCTGTCATTGTGGGGCGCGTCCGGGATGGGCGTGGGTGCGCTCGTCGCGCGCCGCAGCCTGCCCGCGGGGCTCGCGGTGGCGGCGGCCTCCACGGTGGTGGACGCGGTGAGGGACCGCACCCGCGCCCGCGCCGCGGAGGTGGCCGTGGTGGAGCCCTTCGAGGACGACTTCCTCGCGGAGTCCGCCGCGCGCACCGCCCTGGCGGAGGCGCGCAGCGTGGCGCGCACGCAGGGGCTGGAGGCGGAAGCGCTGGGCGTGCCGGACGTGGAGGTGATGCTGGCGGAGCTGCGCGTGGCCCGCGCGGGCGCCTGGCGCTACACGGCCTCCACCGCCGTCGCGGAGGCCGTGGCCCGCTGGTGGCGAACGGCCCGGTGGCTGGTGTTGCCGCTCATCAACCTGCCCCTGCTCGCGCTGCTGGGGCACGTGGGCTACCGCGTGGTGCGCGGATACGTCGAAGGCCCCCTGTTGCCGTTGGAGTACTTCCTCAACGCGGGGGCCTTCTTCGGGCTGCTCGCGGGCGCCGGAGCGCTGCTCGCGTCAGCGAGTCTCGTCGGAGCCGCTCGCCATGCGGGGAGAGCGGGCCGGGCTCGGTTTGTCGAGGCCCTCGCCGCCCTGGGCAGGAGGCTGGGAGAGGCCGTCGATGATGGCCTTGGCACCGGGCGGCAGGCCGCGAGACGCATCCTGGAGCGGATTCGCGCTGTCGGGTGACATGGACATGACCGCCTGGCCGGGCAGGTGGACGCCGCCGTTGGAGGCCATCATCGGCTGCGCGGAGTCCTTGCACAGCGGCGCCGACACCAGCGTGTCACGCACCGGATCGCCATAGCCCACGATGCGCGCGGGCACGGAGGGGTTGTTCCAGCCGGAGCCCTGCTCCTTGGCGACCTTGAAGTGCAGGTGCGCGCCGCACGCCCAGCCCGTCGCGCCGGAGAAGCCGATGAGCTGGCCTTCCTTCACCTTCTCACCGACCTTCACCACCACGGCGCTGAAGTGCAGGTACTGCGTCTCCAGCCCGTCGCCGTGGGAGATGACGACGTAGTTGGCCAGCGGCGCGAACTGCTCGCCACACCCGCCCTGCTTGCTGTCGCCACGCGCCATGCGCACGACGCCGTCGTGCGACGCCACGATGGGCGTGCCTTCCGGCATCCGGAAGTCCCACGCGAACGTGTCGTTGTGCTGGTGGCTGCCGGTCTCATGACCCTGGCTCACCGTGTAGATGCGACCACATGCGAACGGCACACCTACTTCAGGCAGGTTCGCAGCCGCCTGAGCGGGAGGAGGGAGGACAGGAGCCGAAGCCAGGAGGGAGCCGACGAGAAGAGCGGTAATGGTCATATCGGGGCGGGCGGACAACCGGTGCAAGGGCTTGCGCTATTTCCCTTGGATTTTCGCTCAGTCCCGAACGGATCACTAGCAGCCGAGCCGCGCCCCGCTCCGTCCCAAGGGGGCGACCCTTGACCACACTCCAGAGGGAGAATGGCCCGAAAGCACGGGAGCGCCTGGCTCCCTGCCTGCCCGGTTGGCAGGCTTCAAGCCTCTCAAGCCTTGCCGCTCCAATCCCTGTCAGCTGACCGGAGGTAAAGACAGACGCCCGTCTGCTCGAACGCCCCACGGGCGGGCCCCGGCGTCCGCGATCAGACACCCCCGGAATCGGCCCTCCAAAAAGTGACTGGTCACTTTTTAAGTTGGCGATTATCGTCCCTCCATGTCCCCGAAGTCCGCCTCCAAGAAGGCCGCGGTCCCGGTGCGCCGCACCCAGGCGGAGCGCCGCGAGTCGACGCGCCGCAAGCTGCTGGACGCCACCATCGAGGCGCTGGTGGAGCAGGGCTACGCGCGGCTGACGACGGTGGAGGTGGCGAAGCGGGCGGGGGTGTCGCAGGGGGCGCTCTTCACGCACTTCGAAACGAAGGAGGAGCTGCTCGCGGTGGCGGTGGAGCACCTCTTCCCCCGCCTCATCCAGGACTTCCTCGCGGGCGTGGGCGCGCGTCCGTCCGGGAAGGACCGGGTGGGGGCGGCGGTGGACATGCTGTGGACCGCCTACCAGCGGCCGGAGCTCCAGGCCGCCATCGAGCTGTACGTCGCGGCGCGCACCAGCCCGGAGCTGCAGAAGGCGCTGGCGGCGGTGGACGGGCCGCACCGCCAGAACATGCACCGCGTGGCGCGGGAGCTGTTCCCGGACGTGGCCGCCACGCACCCGGACTTCGACGACGTGGTGGAGCTGGCGCTGGACGCGGTGCAGGGCGCGGCGGTGGGCGGCGCGGCCCGCCCGGAAGACCCGGCGCACCGCCGCATGCTGGACACGCTGGCGCGCTTCATGCGCGTCGCGTTCGCACCCAAGGATTGATTCGCAGGAGGTCAGCAGCCATGGACATGTCGCACATCCCCGACCTCATCACCCCGGCCATCCCGGTGTTCGTCATCACCGTCATCGCCGAGGCCCTCTGGGTGAAGAAGCTCCGGCAGGAGCGCGGCGAGAGCATCAAGGGCCACACGTGGAAGGACACGCTGGCCAGCCTCTCCATGGGCCTGGGCAACGTGGCGGTGAGCGTGTTCTGGAAGGGCGTGGCGTTCGCGGGCTACGCGGCGCTCTACCACCTGACGCCCTTGCGCATGGGCCACGGGCTGGTGGCGTGGGTGCTGCTCTTCTTCCTGGAGGACCTCTGCTACTACGCCTTCCACCGCGTCCACCATGAGAGCCGCTTCTTCTGGGCGTCGCACGTGGTGCACCACTCCAGCCAGCACTACAACCTGTCCACGGCGCTGCGGCAGACGTGGACGCCGATGACGGGCTGGGTGTTCTGGGCGCCGCTGGCGCTCCTGGGCTTCTCCCCGGAGCTGATCGTCACGCAGCAGGCGGTGAGCCTGCTGTACCAGTACTGGATCCACACGGAGGCCATCGACCGGCTGCCGCGCCCCGTGGAGTGGCTGTTCAACACGCCGTCGCACCACCGCGCGCACCACGCGTCCAACGCGGCCTACATCGACGTGAACTACGCGGGCATCCTCATCATCTGGGACCGCCTCTTCGGCACCTTCGTCCCGGAGACCGAGCGCCCCATCTACGGGTTGACGAAGAACCTCACCACGCACAACCCGGTGCGCATCGCGTTCCACGAGTTCGCCGCCATCGCGAGGGACGCGGCCCGCCCGGGGCCACTGAGCCAGCGGCTGGGCTACATCTTCCGCAACCCGGCCTGGAAGCCCAAGGAGGCGTCGCAGCCGGCGGAGACGCCTCCGGTGGAGGCCGCACCCTCGGCGCCGTAGGGGCCGTGACCTTCCGGGTGGAGAACAGCCCGGGGGGTGGAACCGACGTCCAGGCAACGGGGACCGCGACATCGTTGCGTCCGCGCCGTGCGGGCCTTGCTACGGTGCGCCGCGACGGTTCTGGCGGGCGCCGCGCATGAGGTCGGCGCCCCTTGCAAGGGAGTCGGGTCATGACGGAGCGCGAGTTGTGGGAGCGGTACCAGCGGCACCTGTGCGTCGTCCCTTCCGTGGGGCTCACGCTGGACATCTCCCGCATGAACTTCGGCGCGGACTTCCTGGACGGGATGCGCTCGCGCATGGACGCGGCGTTCCAGGCCATGGACGCGCTGGAGAAGGGCGCCATCGCCAATCCGGATGAGAAGCGCCGCGTGGGCCACTACTGGCTGCGCGCCCCGGAGCTGGCGCCGGAGGCGGAGCTGAAGACGGCCATCACGGACATGCAGGCCCAGGTGGCCGCGTTCGCGAAGGACGTGCACGCGGGCAAGGTGAAGCCCGTGAAGGCGCAGAAGTTCACGCAGGTGCTGATTGTCGGCATTGGCGGCTCCGCGCTGGGGCCGCAGCTGGTGGCGGACGCGCTGGGCAGCGGCCGGGACGCCATGCAGGTGCACTTCCTGGACAACACGGACCCGGACGGGATGGACCGGGTGCTCAACGGCCTGGGCGAGCGGCTGGCGGAGACGCTCACCGTGGTCATCAGCAAGTCCGGCGGCACCAAGGAGACGCGCAACGGCATGCTGGAGGCGGAGGCCGCCTACAAGCAGCGCGGCCTGGACTTCGGCGCGCACGCGGTCGCGGTGACGGGCGACGGCAGCGAATTGGATGACTACGCCAAGGGCCACAAGTGGCTGCGCACCTTCCCCATGTGGGACTGGGTTGGCGGGCGCACGTCGGTGATGTCGGCGGTGGGGCTGCTGCCGGCCTGGTTGCAGGGGCTGGACGTGGACGGCTTCCTCGCGGGCGCGAAGGCCATGGACGCGGCGACGCGCGGGCATGACGTGGCGGCGAACCCGGCGGCGCTGCTCGCGCTGATGTGGTTCCACGCGGGCGGCGGCAAGGGCCAGAAGGACATGGTCATCCTGCCGTACAAGGACCGGCTGATGCTGATGTCCAAGTACCTCCAGCAGCTGGTGATGGAGTCGCTGGGCAAGGAGCTGTCGCTGGACGGCAAGGTGGTGAACCAGGGCATCGCCGTCTACGGCAACAAGGGCTCCACGGATCAGCACGCCTACGTGCAGCAGCTGCGCGAGGGCGTGAACAACTTCTTCGTCACCTTCGTGGAGGTGCTGAAGGACCGGGACGGCAAGTCCCTGGCGGTGGAGGGTGAGAACACCAGCGGCGACTACCTGCTGGGGTTCCTCCTGGGCACGCGCCGGGCGCTGTTCGAGAAGGGCCGCGAGTCGATGACGCTCACCGTGCCGGACGTGAGCGCGCGCACGGTGGGAGCGCTGATTGCGTTGTACGAGCGCGCGGTGGGCCTCTATGCGAGCCTGGTGAACATCAATGCCTATCACCAGCCGGGCGTGGAGGCGGGCAAGAAGGCCGCGGGGCGCGTGCTGGAGCTGCAGGGCAAGCTGCTCTCGAAGCTGAAGTCAGCGAAGGCGGAGGCGCGGTCGGCGGATCAGCTGGCGCAGGACATTGGCGCGGCGGAGGAAGTGGAGACGGTGTTCAAGCTGCTGGAGCACCTGTCCGCGAACGGCGACCACGGCGTGAAGCGCTCGGGCGGCGCGCGTCCGGCGGAGGCCCGCTTCCAGTCCGTGTGACAAATCCTTGCCCGTGAGGGCAATGCCTGACGGTTCCAGGCCACGGCTAGCCTGGACCGTCATGGGCCGAGCACACGCGGTGGGGCTGTGGCTGTGCGTCCTGGGCGGGCTGGCGGCATGCCCGGAGGTGCACCGCCCGGGCGGCAAGCTGGACCGGGCGGCGCTCAAGGACGCGTTGGAGAGTATTCACGAAACGGGTTGTGCAGAGGACGTCTACAAGCGCCTCTGTCCCAGTGACACCGAGCCGAGCGAAGAGTGCATCGAGCTGTGTGGTGGACCATGACGCGGCCCTGGCACGTGTCCATGAGCCTGGTGGCCTGCCTCGTCCTCCTGGCTCCCGCACTCTTCGTCCTCCAGCAGGTGCGGGAAGCCAGTGCGACCCCCATGCCGGAACCGGAGGGCCTGGTCCCCATGCTCACCTACGACGAGCGGATGCGGCGGGTGACCTACCACTACACCTGCTTGAAGCAGACCGACTGTGAGGCTCCTCTCGTCTGTTACCGAGACGTCCGCTTCCGGCGCTATTGCACGGACAGCGCCTGCACGACCGACCGTCAGTGCCCCGAAGGGCAACGATGCACGAGCCTGCCGGTCTCCAGTGCGAGCGGAGCGCTGGTCAGGCTCTGCGCGCTCGTCGGCATTCGCCAGGAGGGAGAGCGCTGCTTGGAGACCGCTTTCGATGCGACCTCCGCATGCAGGGCGGAGTTCGAGTGCGTGGGGAGGGATGGCTACTGCGCTCGTGCCTGCACCCCTGGCCAACCCGGGACGTGTTCGGAGGGATTCTTCTGCGCGGACGTGAAGCCAAAGCCTTCATGTCTTCCAACCTGTGAGAAGCGCGGCTGTCCTCAAGGGGAACACTGTGTTCCATTCGAGGAGGGCACCTCCATCTGCGCATCCATCTACGGCCCGAACTGCCTGGACACCCCCTGTCCCGAGGGCCGCAAATGCCGAGTGTTCTCGCAATCGGAGTTCCCGGGCAAGGTCTGGGCGGAGTGCATCCATCGCTGCTCCGCCACGAATCCGACGTGCGGCGAAGGCCAGGTCTGCGATGGCTTTCACTGCCTCCAGGCCTGTGACCCGAATGAGCCCAACCCCTGCGCCGAGGGCTTCCACTGCGACCGGCGAGGCGAGAAGCTCCCGTGGTCCTGTCAGCCGGACTATTGGCGCGGCCCGCCCTGACCGCCGTTGGACGCTCCGCCTGCCCCGGGCGCACGGGATGTGGAGGGCCCGGGTGGGTCTCATCGTGAAGGCTCGTCCCCCAGGAGCCTCCTCCCGATGAAACCGTCCTCCGCCTTCCTGCTGGCCCCTCCCCTCCCCGCGCGTGAAACCGAAGACCCGTGGCACGGCACCGTGCAGGGCTGCGTGCGCAGCCGCGACGACGTCACCCTGGCCGCGCTCCCCCGCGCCCGCTACCGCTCCGCCCTGGAGATTGGCGGCGCCATCGGCCTGCTCACGGAGAAGCTCCAGGCGAGATGTGACGCCCTGCTCTCCCTGGAGACCTCCGACTCCGCCCAGGCCCGCGCCATCCACCGCTGCCGCCACCTGTCCCACGTGCGCTTCCAGCAGATGAGCGTGCCGGAGCGCTACCCCGAGCAGACCTTCGACCTCACCCTGGTATCCGGACGCGGCGCCTGGTGGAGCCTCCCGGAGCTGGCGCTCGCGCAGTCGCGCATCCTCGAACACCTGGAGCCCGGCGGGCACCTGGTCCTCGTGCACTGGACTGGCCAGACGCGCGACATGCGCTGCAGCGGCCACGAGGTCCATGACGCCTTCCGCCAGCTCGCCCCCAAGCGCCTGCGCCACCTGCGCGGCGAGATGGAGGGCACCTGGCGCCTGGACGTCTTCGAACGGCTTTGAACGCCCTGGGTGAATCCCGTCCCCCACCCGGCCCGGACCGGCGATAGAAGGGACGGCATGGAACTCGGAATCACGGGGAAGTCGGCGCTCGTCACCGGCAGTAGCAAGGGCATCGGGCGGGCCATCGCCATGGTCCTGTCGCGCGAGGGCGCCCGGGTGTGCGTGTGCGCGCGCCACCCGGAAGCGCTGGATGTCCTGGCGAAGGAGCTGCGCTCCGAGGGCGCCCAGGTGGCCACGGTGGTCACGGACGTGGCCACGCAGGAGGGCGCGTACCTGGCGGTGGACTCCGCGGTGCGCGCCTTCGGTAGCATCGACATCCTGGTGAACAACGTGGGCGGCAGCGGCGGCGCGGGCGCCTTCGACGCGGCCAGCACCCAGCAGTGGAACGACGTCATCCAGCGCAACCTGATGTCCGCCGTGTGGTGCAGCCAGCGCGCGGTGCCGCTGATGCGCCAGCTTGGCGGCGGCAGCATCGTGCACATCAGCTCCATCTTCGGCCGCGAGTACGCCACCAGCGCGCCCTACAGCGCGGCCAAGGCGGGCCTCATCGCGCTCACCAAGGAGATGGCCGTGGACCTGGCGTCCCACCGCATCCGCGTCAACGCCGTGGCCCCGGGCTCCATCTTCTTCCCCGGCGGCAGCTGGGACCGGCGCAATCAGCACGACCCGGAGGCGGTGGCGAAGATGGTGCGCGAGCAGATTCCCTGGGGCCGCTTCGGCACGCCCGAGGAGGTGGCGGACGTGGTCGCCTTCCTCTGCTCCGAGCGGGCGAAGTGGGTGACGGGCGCCACCCTCCCCGTGGACGGCGGACAGGGCCGTGCCTACTGACCCCCGTTGCGGTATGGAGTCCGCGCGAATGAGGCCAACGCATTGCTGAAGCTCTACAAGAAGGACGGCGACACCCTGCGCTACTGGGAGGCGTGGGAGCACGAGGGTGTCGTCACGGTGCACTGGGGCACCGTCGGTGATGGAGGCGAGCAGAAGACCGTTCCCGTCCCCCCGGACGAGGACCCCGACATGGTCATCGCTCAAGAGGCCGAAGCCCTGGTGGACGCCGGCTACGACGAGCCCGAGCCGGACGCCATGTCCGTGCTGCTCGTCGAGTACACCGTGCAGGGCAAGGGCACCGGCCACGACTTCGAGCAGCGCAACGCCGTGGAGGAGCTGCTCACGGACGCGCTCGGCTGGACGGGCAACGGCGAGGTGGAGGGCGGCGAGACGGAAGAGGGCGTCATGCGCGTGCACTGCCGCGTGATGGACCCCGACAGCGCCGCGCGCACCGTGGTGGAGGCCCTGGACGCGGAGGACCTGCTCGAAGGGGCCCGCGTGCTGACGGCGCGAGGCGATGAGAAGCCCCGCGTCGTGCACCCGCCGCTGTTCCCCGTGCTCAAGTCCTAGGCACCTCCGGAGCCTGGGGCACCTGGCCCCGGGGCCCGAAGACGCGGAACAGCAGCACCAGCGACGGCACCACCGTCACCAGGCCCACCCCGAGCGCCACCAGGAGCAGCCGCTGCACCCCCGGCTGCGCCGCGGCGCTCTGGAGCGTCAGGTGCGGGTAGACGAGGTACGGCGCCTGCGACACCGCCCACCCCAGCACGATGAGCCCGCCCTGCGTGGCCGCCGCCACCCGAGCGGCCCGGAAGCGCCGCGTCCACAGGAGCGCGAACGCCGCCACCGCCGCCACCGCGGTCCCCACGTGCAGCGCCAGCGCGAACGGCGTCTGGAGCAAGCCCGTCCACACCCGGGGAGCGCCCTCGCGCGACAGCAGCAGGGCGGCCAGGGCCAGCGGGAACAGGAGCCCGCCCGTCACCAGCGCCCGGCGCCGGAAGTCCTCCGCCAGCTCCGGCGTCCGCGCTTCGTGCGTGAGGTACACGGCCGCCAGGAACGCGAACAGGCCCAGCGTCAGCACGCCCACGGACAGCGCGAAGGGCGACAGCCACGACGCGAAGAAGCCGCTCACCACCGCGTGCCCCTGCATGCGGATGGCGTCGCTGGCCACCGCGCCCACGCTCATGCCCAACAGCAGCGGCGCCACCACGCTCGCCACGCTGAACACCACGCCCCAGCGGCGCTCCACCGCGTCCCCGCGCGTGTCGTAGGCGCGGAAGGTGAACGCCGTGCCCCGGAACACGATGCCCAGCACCAGCAGCGTCAGGGGCACGTGCAGCGCCACGCTCAGCGCCGCGAAGGCGCGAGGAAAGCCGCTGAAGAGCAGCACCAGCCCCACGATGAGCCAGACGTGGTTCACCTCCCACACCGGGCCAATGGCGTGGGCGATGAGCGCGCGCTGCTCCGCCTTGCGAGGCCCGCGCGCCAAGAGGTCCCACACCCCGCCGCCGAAGTCCGCCCCGCCCAGGAGCGCGTACAGCACGAACGTGCCCGCCACCGCGAACCCCAGCAGCGTCGTCTCAATGGGCATGGGCCACCTCGCCATCCGCGGGCGCGCCGGGCGTCTTGGACCCGGGCAGCGTGCCCGCCACCTGCCGCCAGAGCACGAAGAGCACCGTCACCCCGAGGAACAGGTACACCGCCGTGAAGGTGAAGAACGGCGCGGCCAGGTGCGGCACCGGCGTCACCGCCTCGCCCGTGCGCATCACGTCGCGGACAATCCAGGGCTGCCGGCCCCACTCCGTGACGAGCCACCCCGCCTCCAGCGCCACCAGCCCCAGCGGCCCCGACCACAGCCACGCGCGCATCATCCCCTTGCCGTGCGGCCACTCGCGGCCCCGCCACCTGCGCCACAGCGTGGCCAGCGCGAGCAGCGCCATCAGGCTGCCCGTGCCCACCATCACCTGGAAGGCCATGTGGACCTTGGCCACCGGCGGCCAGACGTCGCGGGGGAACGCGTTCAGCCCCTTCACCTCCGCGTCGGGGTCCGCGAACGCCAGGATGGAGAGCCCCTTCGGCAGGTCGATGGAGCCCGACACCGTGCGCGTCTCCACGTCCGGCCATCCGCCCACCCGCAGGGGGGCGCCCGCCTCCGTGTCGAAGTGCGCCTCCATCGCGGCCAGCTTCACCGGCTGCTCGCGCGCCACGTGCTTCGCGGACAGGTCCCCCACCAGCGGCTGCGCGAGCGCGGTGACACACGCGAGCGGCAGCGCGATGGACAGCGCCTTCTTGTGGAACCCGGCGCCCGGGTGCTTCAGCAGGATGAAGGCGTGGATGCCCGCCATCGCGAACGCGCTGGCCTGATAGCAGGACAAGAGCACGTGCGCCGTCTGGTACTGCCAGCCGGGGCTGAACATGGCCACCAGCGGCTGCACGTCCGTGGGCCCCGTCGGCGTGGGCGTGAAGCCGGACGGGTTGTTCATGAACGTGTTCACCAGCGTGACGAAGAACGCGCTCGCCGCGCCGCTCACCGCCACCATCACGCCGCTGAACAGGTGCAGGCCCGGCGACACGCGCTCGCGGCCGTACAGGTAGATGCCCAGGAAGATGGCCTCGGTGAAGAAGGCCACGCCCTCCAGACTGAAGGGCAGGCCAATCACTTCACCGTAGCGGCCCATGAACTCCGGCCACAGCAGGCCCAGCTCGAACGAGAGCACCGTCCCGCTCACCGCGCCCACCGCGAACAGGATGGCGGTGCCCTTGGCCAGCTTCTCGCTGAGCTTCCGGTAGTCCGCGTCCCCCGTGCGCCGGTGCTTCAGGTCGCTCAACACCATCAACACCGGCAACGCCACGCCGGCCGCCGCGAACACGATGTGGAACGCGAGCGAGAGCCCCATCTGCGCGCGCGCATAGAGCAGGTCCGTCATGGACATCAGTCTGCTTTATGCGCGCTTTTTACGCATTCAGGATTTCTTATTCTTCTCCACAGTCACCTTGGTGACCTTGTCCGCGGGCACCTGGGTGACGGTGCGCGAGGGCACCAGGGTCTGGATGGAGTTGCGGGCCACGGCGGTGGCGAGCGAGGTGGCGAAGATCATGACCACCTTGCGCCCCAGCTCCGCGCCCAGCGGCTTGTCCTCGATGCTGGTGGCCACGCGGTCCGGGTGGGCCCAGGCGCGCTCCAGGGCCTTGCGGCGCATGCGGCGCACGCGCTCGTCGTGGTGGCGGGCGCGGTAGATGGCGAAGCCCACGCCCAGCCCCACCGCCACCAGGGCGGCGGCGCCCACGGTGATGAGCAGGTCCTTGTTCTGGTTGACGTGGTAGCGCACGTCCGTGGCGCGGGTGCGCCGGCGGTCCAGCTCCTCCAGGGTGAGCAGCAGCTCGTCGCGGATGCGGTCCGCGGTCTGCTCCACCTGCTCGCGGTCGCCCATGCGCTTGGTGATGGCGTGGTCGGCGTGCGTTTCGGTCTCGGAGGCCTGGCTCATTGCAGCGTCTCCCGGGTCATCTGGAAGTCCGTCTTCAAGCGTTCCTGGGTATGGACCAGCGGCTTCTTGGGAATCCGCTTGGTGCCCAGGAACAGGAGGAGGCCGGCCACGGCCAGCAGCACCGCGCCCACGATGAGCACGCCCACGGCGTCTCCCAGGGGCAGCGCCAGGCCCAGCGCGACGAAGAGCACGGCCAGCGACGTGAGGGCCAGCACGGCTCCGGCGCCCAGGAAGATGCCCGCCAGCTTGGCCGCCTGCAGCTCCTGCTTCAGCTCCTTCTTGGCGTGCATCACCTCCGCCTTCACCAACAGGCGGGTCTCCGACAGCGCATGCCGGATGAGTTCGGGGGTGGAGAGCGTCTCCAGCTGGCTGCGCTCCAGGCGTTCTGATTCGAGGTCCACGACCGTGCCTCCGACAGGATGACTTCACGGGGAATCACCGACGGTCGCCTGCCTGGCGTCCCGGCTGTCCCCGGTCTGTCCCTGAAGGTGGTCAGGAAGGGTGTGTGGGAGAAGTCCCGCCGCACACCCCGGTCATGTCTGGCTGCCTGCCTGCTGCCCCGGCCCTTCCGGACAGGGCGAACCAGGCTCCCAGGCCTAGCGGCGGGTCTTCTGATGCGCGATCGCCGTGGCCAGCGTCTCGCGCACCTGGCGGGCCCGGAACAGGCGGTCCGCGGTGTCCAGCAGGTTCTCCGCGTACAGCACCTGCTTGCGCAGGCGGGCCGGGATGGCGCGGGTGCCCAGGTGCGCGCCCAGGAGGGCACCGGTGAGGGCCGCGGCCACGTCCGCCTCGCCGCCACAGCGCAGCGTGAGGACCACGGCCTCGCGGAAGTCGTGCGGCACCTTCAGCGTCGCGTACAGCGACGTGAGCAGCACCGGCACCACGTGGCACGGCAGGCCGTCCACGCCCTTCAGCTCGCTGGGGGGCACGCCCACCTTGCGCAGCTGGTTGAGCGCGCGCTGGGTGTCCCAGGTGAGCAGGCGCGGCAGGTGGCGGATCTCCTCCGCCAGGTTCTTGTCGTGCACCGCGGCGGACAGCGCCAGGGCCTCGCAGAAGGCCGCGGGCGTGAGGGCCTCCTGCTCCATGCCCAGCGCCACGGCCTGCGCGAACGCGGCCGCGGCGGCGGCGCAGACCGGGTCCTTGTGCGTGATGACGGTGAGCACGCCCGCGTCGTGCGGCAGGCGCGCGCGCTGGCCGCTTTCGAAGAGCCCCACCACCAGCGCGCGGCTGAGCACCGACGGGCACTTCGTGCCGAGCGGAGCCCCCGCGCTCATCCACGGCGTGCCGCTCGCCAGCCGCTGCAGCGCTTCCGACAGGCTGCGCGGCGGCTGGAGGATGATGCCCT
This DNA window, taken from Corallococcus coralloides DSM 2259, encodes the following:
- a CDS encoding phage holin family protein; its protein translation is MDLESERLERSQLETLSTPELIRHALSETRLLVKAEVMHAKKELKQELQAAKLAGIFLGAGAVLALTSLAVLFVALGLALPLGDAVGVLIVGAVLLAVAGLLLFLGTKRIPKKPLVHTQERLKTDFQMTRETLQ
- a CDS encoding ADP-ribosylglycohydrolase family protein; translated protein: MPLTPADRQDRFHAAFLGLAIGDALGFPLRGIPPASLARLPGLAEDFAPRPRGKFAKGQFSDDTQLLLAAAESVIREGKVDGRSAALHLAWLWQEGIILQPPRSLSEALQRLASGTPWMSAGAPLGTKCPSVLSRALVVGLFESGQRARLPHDAGVLTVITHKDPVCAAAAAAFAQAVALGMEQEALTPAAFCEALALSAAVHDKNLAEEIRHLPRLLTWDTQRALNQLRKVGVPPSELKGVDGLPCHVVPVLLTSLYATLKVPHDFREAVVLTLRCGGEADVAAALTGALLGAHLGTRAIPARLRKQVLYAENLLDTADRLFRARQVRETLATAIAHQKTRR
- a CDS encoding cytochrome ubiquinol oxidase subunit I, giving the protein MTDLLYARAQMGLSLAFHIVFAAAGVALPVLMVLSDLKHRRTGDADYRKLSEKLAKGTAILFAVGAVSGTVLSFELGLLWPEFMGRYGEVIGLPFSLEGVAFFTEAIFLGIYLYGRERVSPGLHLFSGVMVAVSGAASAFFVTLVNTFMNNPSGFTPTPTGPTDVQPLVAMFSPGWQYQTAHVLLSCYQASAFAMAGIHAFILLKHPGAGFHKKALSIALPLACVTALAQPLVGDLSAKHVAREQPVKLAAMEAHFDTEAGAPLRVGGWPDVETRTVSGSIDLPKGLSILAFADPDAEVKGLNAFPRDVWPPVAKVHMAFQVMVGTGSLMALLALATLWRRWRGREWPHGKGMMRAWLWSGPLGLVALEAGWLVTEWGRQPWIVRDVMRTGEAVTPVPHLAAPFFTFTAVYLFLGVTVLFVLWRQVAGTLPGSKTPGAPADGEVAHAH